The Macrobrachium nipponense isolate FS-2020 chromosome 1, ASM1510439v2, whole genome shotgun sequence genome includes a window with the following:
- the LOC135218722 gene encoding collagen alpha-1(I) chain-like — protein MAGQSRHGSWDGKGGPPVVLGQQGRPTRGSGTAGQVCQTSLDCKAGPPRVLGWRGRPSRGPGTAGQARHGSLNGGVGSPQVLGWRDRNAVGPGTEVQAYHRSLEGRAGPPGSRNGGAGPPVVLGWQGGPPGVLGWRGWPSMGPGTAGRWVGPPGVLGKQVGLPGVPGQQGGEFAHQGSCDGREAGWPARDLGTAGRRGLTCQGSLDGREVGWPTRDPETAGRPVGLPGVRGRHGGGFFCQGSQDGGWRSCSQGALGLQRGGVLANQGSRDNREPGWPAMGPGQRRTLPL, from the coding sequence ATGGCAGGGCAGTCCCGCCATGGGTCCTGGGATGGCAAGGGAGGCCCACCAGTGGTCCTGGGACAGCAGGGCAGGCCCACCAGGGGTTCTGGGACGGCTGGGCAGGTCTGCCAAACGTCCCTAGACTGCAAGGCAGGCCCACCACGGGTTCTGGGATGGCGGGGCAGACCCTCCAGGGGTCCCGGGACAGCGGGGCAGGCCCGCCATGGGTCTCTGAATGGCGGGGTAGGCTCGCCACAGGTCCTGGGATGGCGGGACAGGAacgccgtgggtcccgggacggagGTGCAGGCCTACCACAGGTCTCTGGAAGGCAGGGCAGGGCCGCCAGGGTCCCGGAACGGCGGGGCAGGCCCTCCAGTGGTCCTGGGATGGCAGGGAGGCCCACCAGGAGTCCTGGGATGGCGGGGTTGGCCCTCCATGGGGCCCGGGACAGCAGGGAGGTGGGTTGGCCCACCAGGGGTCCTTGGAAAGCAAGTTGGCCTGCCAGGGGTCCCAGGACAGCAGGGAGGTGAGTTCGCCCACCAGGGATCATGTGATGGCAGGGAGGCGGGTTGGCCCGCCAGGGATCTTGGGACGGCAGGGAGGCGGGGGTTAACATGCCAGGGGTCCCTGGATGGCAGGGAGGTGGGTTGGCCCACCAGGGATCCCGAGACGGCAGGGAGGCCGGTTGGACTTCCAGGGGTTCGGGGACGGCATGGAGGCGGGTTTTTCTGCCAGGGGTCCCAGGACGGTGGGTGGCGGTCTTGCTCACAAGGGGCCCTGGGACTGCAGCGGGGAGGTGTTTTGGCCAACCAGGGGTCCCGAGACAACCGGGAGCCAGGTTGGCCTGCCATGGGTCCTGGGCAGAGAAGAACTCTGCCACTTTAG